The Akkermansia muciniphila genome contains a region encoding:
- a CDS encoding multicopper oxidase domain-containing protein, which yields MFKLSFHFFPFLCFLTAQFSLSFAKTVEYDLYVRDAPVNFTGVTRPAMTINGSIPGPTLHFTEGDTAVIRVHNLMDTETSFHWHGLLVPNDQDGVPYLTSAPVKPHTTHTYTFPIIQNGTYWYHSHSGLQEQSGLYGAFVVRKRPGDPARRTEDALPEYTLVLSDWTNENPNEVNRKLHTGSDWFSIRKGSVQSYWEALRAGYLGTKLTSEWKRMNAMDVSDVFYNRFLLNGTPQASLPRLKGGDRIRLRIVNGASSTYFWLRYAGGKIRVVASDGKDVVPVDVDRMIIAVSETYDLILTVPESGKSFEFQATAEDTTGSSSLWLGHGEKQPLRPFPKLNYFKKMKEMNGMMTMGGNMKMMKMNSGPMSRQMHHHGMSGGMPASHSGNMGMMDMKPGSSHGGGHGNMQEDGEGTTLTYDMLKSPSRTNLPSGVPVKELHFMLTGNMNRYVWSMNGKTLSETDRIMIKEGENVRIILTNNTMMRHPMHLHGHFFRLVNRHGDFSPLKFTVDIQPMATQVIEFNAAEKTRGNWFFHCHILYHMMSGMGRIFTYEDSPPNPQLPHPMRALQRVYDMDRMWYLTVNNDFASNGNIGDLEFGGTRWSIQGEWQIGYKDTHGYEAEGRLGRYIGEKQWLYPYIGVDWTYRKGEAGERNMFRQTTKKDREVDGTLGARYTLPMFLIADARIDTDGKVRLQLERDDIPLTSRLRLSFSLNTDRDYSVGLHYILTSHLSISTNYDNNLHWGVGLMLTY from the coding sequence ATGTTCAAGCTTTCCTTCCATTTTTTTCCATTCCTGTGCTTCCTGACAGCACAGTTTTCTCTATCCTTCGCAAAAACGGTGGAGTATGATTTGTATGTCCGGGACGCTCCGGTTAATTTTACCGGAGTCACGCGCCCGGCCATGACCATCAACGGGAGCATTCCCGGCCCCACCCTGCATTTTACGGAGGGGGATACGGCCGTGATACGGGTGCATAACCTGATGGATACGGAGACGTCCTTCCACTGGCACGGCCTGCTGGTGCCCAATGACCAGGACGGCGTGCCCTACCTGACTTCCGCCCCCGTGAAGCCCCATACCACGCATACTTATACTTTCCCTATTATCCAGAACGGCACATACTGGTACCATTCCCACAGCGGCCTTCAGGAGCAGAGCGGGCTGTACGGCGCATTCGTCGTCCGCAAACGGCCCGGCGACCCGGCGCGCAGAACGGAAGACGCCCTGCCGGAGTATACGCTGGTGCTGAGCGACTGGACCAACGAGAATCCCAACGAGGTCAACAGGAAGCTTCACACGGGTTCGGACTGGTTTTCCATCCGCAAGGGGAGCGTGCAGAGCTACTGGGAGGCCCTGCGTGCCGGGTACCTGGGAACCAAGCTGACCAGCGAATGGAAGCGCATGAACGCCATGGATGTGAGCGACGTGTTTTACAACCGCTTTCTCCTGAACGGAACCCCTCAGGCTTCCCTGCCTCGGCTGAAGGGCGGCGACCGCATCAGGCTGCGCATCGTCAACGGAGCTTCTTCCACGTATTTCTGGCTGAGGTACGCTGGCGGCAAGATCCGCGTGGTGGCGAGCGACGGCAAGGACGTGGTTCCCGTGGACGTGGACCGCATGATTATTGCGGTTTCCGAGACTTATGATTTGATCCTGACCGTGCCGGAGTCCGGCAAATCCTTTGAGTTCCAGGCGACGGCGGAGGATACCACCGGGTCTTCCTCCCTGTGGCTTGGCCATGGGGAGAAGCAGCCGCTGCGCCCCTTTCCCAAACTGAATTATTTCAAGAAGATGAAGGAGATGAACGGGATGATGACCATGGGCGGCAATATGAAGATGATGAAGATGAATTCCGGCCCCATGTCCCGCCAGATGCATCATCACGGCATGTCCGGCGGCATGCCGGCCTCCCATTCCGGAAATATGGGGATGATGGATATGAAACCCGGTTCCTCCCACGGAGGAGGCCATGGGAACATGCAGGAGGACGGGGAGGGAACCACCCTGACTTACGATATGCTGAAGTCCCCCTCCCGCACCAACCTTCCCTCCGGCGTTCCCGTGAAGGAGCTGCATTTCATGCTGACCGGGAACATGAACCGCTACGTGTGGAGCATGAACGGGAAGACTCTTTCAGAGACGGACCGCATCATGATCAAGGAAGGGGAGAATGTGCGCATTATCCTGACCAATAATACCATGATGAGGCATCCCATGCACCTGCACGGCCATTTTTTCCGGCTGGTGAACAGGCACGGGGATTTTTCACCGCTCAAGTTTACGGTGGATATCCAGCCCATGGCCACCCAGGTGATTGAGTTCAACGCCGCAGAGAAAACGCGCGGCAACTGGTTTTTCCACTGCCATATCCTGTACCATATGATGAGCGGCATGGGGCGCATTTTCACGTATGAGGATTCTCCGCCCAATCCGCAGCTTCCCCATCCCATGCGCGCGCTTCAGCGCGTTTACGATATGGACCGGATGTGGTACCTGACCGTGAATAATGATTTTGCGTCCAACGGGAATATAGGGGATCTGGAGTTCGGGGGCACCCGCTGGAGCATACAGGGGGAATGGCAGATAGGCTACAAGGATACCCATGGTTATGAGGCGGAGGGACGGCTGGGCAGGTACATCGGAGAAAAGCAGTGGCTTTATCCCTACATCGGCGTGGATTGGACCTACCGCAAGGGGGAGGCGGGGGAACGCAACATGTTCCGCCAGACCACTAAAAAGGACCGGGAAGTGGACGGCACCCTGGGCGCCCGGTACACGCTCCCCATGTTCCTGATTGCTGACGCGCGCATTGACACGGACGGAAAGGTGCGCCTGCAATTGGAACGGGACGATATTCCGCTTACCTCACGCCTGCGCCTGTCCTTTTCCCTGAATACGGACCGGGATTATTCCGTGGGCCTGCATTACATCCTGACCTCCCACCTCAGCATTTCCACCAATTACGACAATAACCTGCACTGGGGCGTGGGCCTGATGCTGACCTATTGA
- the dgt gene encoding dGTP triphosphohydrolase codes for MMNWEQLLSDTRCGSTHQSTTPPQKDRNEYDKDYGRVLFSSAFRRLQDKTQVFPLGRNDYVRTRLTHSLEVAHIGSSLGMHVGHLLGEKRKELNAIMRPSGLATIVSTACLAHDIGNPPFGHSGEDAIESSLARHGVTHPFEGNAQGFRILTCTGDPMEGKGLKLTCAILGAFMKYPCTQSYSAAVKKKAVIPANRLECKKFGIGEPEREAASFVAGELGLLPRHQPGAAELCWCRHPLAYLMEAADDICYRIADIEDGFFSGLLDFSHARELFSPFLKERQLKYVAELAQQGEEASCVHYMRAIAIGASIQTAVNSFMDHEEELLQGRMEQSLIDSSTLSAALDGLYRYAIENVYQAREVIEVEAMGYKVLGELIDFFMEWVNHPSSGQAKKVAIMLQGAKLPKDDAGRDARLTHMLDYLSGMTDSFALETYRKLTGIL; via the coding sequence ATGATGAATTGGGAACAGCTTTTGTCGGATACCCGGTGCGGGTCCACGCACCAGAGCACCACACCCCCGCAGAAGGACCGGAACGAGTACGACAAGGATTACGGCCGCGTGCTGTTTTCCAGCGCCTTCCGCCGCCTTCAGGATAAAACGCAGGTGTTTCCCCTGGGCCGCAATGATTACGTGCGCACGCGGTTGACCCATAGCCTGGAGGTGGCCCACATCGGTTCCTCCCTGGGCATGCACGTGGGCCATTTGCTTGGGGAAAAGCGGAAGGAGCTGAATGCCATTATGAGGCCTTCCGGACTGGCCACCATCGTTTCCACCGCCTGCCTGGCCCATGATATCGGGAATCCCCCCTTCGGCCATTCCGGGGAAGACGCCATTGAGTCCTCCCTGGCGCGCCACGGCGTGACTCATCCGTTTGAAGGGAACGCCCAGGGCTTCCGCATCCTGACCTGCACCGGGGACCCGATGGAAGGCAAAGGATTGAAGCTGACGTGCGCCATTCTGGGAGCGTTCATGAAGTACCCCTGTACGCAGTCCTATTCCGCCGCAGTAAAGAAGAAGGCGGTTATTCCCGCCAACAGGCTGGAATGCAAGAAATTCGGCATCGGGGAGCCGGAACGGGAGGCCGCTTCCTTCGTGGCGGGAGAACTGGGACTGCTCCCCCGGCATCAGCCGGGAGCTGCGGAGCTGTGCTGGTGCCGCCATCCCCTGGCCTACCTGATGGAGGCCGCGGACGATATTTGCTACCGCATTGCGGATATTGAAGACGGCTTTTTTTCCGGCCTGCTGGATTTCAGCCATGCCAGGGAGTTGTTCAGTCCTTTCCTGAAGGAACGGCAACTCAAGTACGTGGCGGAACTGGCCCAGCAGGGGGAAGAAGCTTCCTGCGTCCATTACATGCGGGCCATTGCCATCGGCGCCAGCATCCAAACCGCCGTGAACAGTTTCATGGACCACGAAGAGGAGCTTCTGCAAGGGAGGATGGAGCAGTCCCTGATAGACAGTTCAACATTGTCCGCCGCGCTGGACGGCCTTTACAGGTATGCCATTGAGAACGTGTACCAGGCCAGGGAGGTGATTGAGGTGGAGGCCATGGGCTACAAGGTGCTGGGCGAGCTGATTGACTTTTTCATGGAGTGGGTGAACCATCCCTCCTCCGGACAGGCCAAAAAAGTGGCCATCATGCTTCAGGGCGCCAAACTCCCCAAGGATGATGCAGGGAGGGACGCGCGCCTGACACACATGCTGGATTACCTTTCCGGCATGACGGATTCCTTCGCGCTGGAAACGTACCGGAAATTGACCGGAATCCTGTAG
- a CDS encoding PDZ domain-containing protein, whose amino-acid sequence MNGFNCLWGMLWCASCVWGADIFVSPAGNDSHAGTEELPMRSVEAAVRKAGEGARGKCQVILADGVYYLREPLALRPEHSGLTIRAQNQGRAVLSGAVPFSADWQPFRDGIMKASVPAGLEMDVLMVNGKPMHMARYPNHDPEARIFNGTSADADSPQRVARWKNPEGGFLHALHARMWGDMHFRITGKKGDSLVTEGGWQNNRPSPPHDRYKFVENIFEELDAPGEWYLDRRENVLYLYPEPGTDLSRAVVEAAGLPELVRLQGKEGAPVKNVTLRDLVLTGTRRTFMENREPLLRSDWTIFRSGAVLLRNTENCRILGCEFVHLGGNAVFVDGKNDRAQVRSCHIHEVGGNGVALVGDRSAYRGPRDYGEARGMALEKLDRTPGPKNGKFPSTCLVDDCLIWRTGLVEKQTAGVQISLARNITVRSCSIYEVPRAGINIGEGAFGGHVVEYCDVFDTVRETSDHGSFNSWGRDRYWAGDQMALSQDRNVVLLDCLQPNVLRTNRWRCDHGWDVDLDDGSSNYVICNNVMLSSGLKLREGFFRKVYNNIFVNNTLHPHVWFRESGDEFYSNIVFEDRYRQAGKMDFSPWGKNMDRNFVHAEGMKNTEKASGLAGQSGNDRRSIKGDALFVNPGKGDFSVRSSSPALKLGFRNFPMNRFGVRSPHLKALARTPDIPGTAGNSGKKGGTAPAAVQVRRLGAEVRVAEGEGDLSVFGLMPEDLGSALVVVKVQKDGPCSSAGIQPNDVLLTVDGRKVRGVKSLEQLLPPSGELKVTIRRNQENKNVAMQL is encoded by the coding sequence ATGAATGGTTTTAACTGTCTTTGGGGGATGCTGTGGTGCGCCTCCTGTGTATGGGGCGCGGATATTTTTGTTTCCCCCGCCGGGAATGACTCCCATGCGGGAACGGAAGAGCTCCCCATGCGTTCCGTGGAAGCCGCCGTGCGGAAAGCCGGAGAAGGTGCCCGGGGAAAATGCCAGGTTATTTTGGCAGACGGCGTTTACTACCTGCGGGAACCGTTGGCCCTTCGTCCGGAGCATTCCGGACTGACCATCCGCGCCCAAAACCAGGGCAGGGCGGTATTGAGCGGTGCCGTGCCGTTCTCCGCGGATTGGCAGCCGTTCAGGGACGGCATCATGAAGGCTTCCGTACCCGCCGGACTGGAAATGGATGTGCTGATGGTTAATGGAAAACCCATGCACATGGCCCGGTACCCCAACCATGACCCGGAGGCCCGCATCTTCAACGGAACATCTGCGGACGCGGACAGCCCGCAGCGCGTGGCGCGCTGGAAAAATCCGGAAGGAGGATTCCTGCACGCCCTTCATGCGCGCATGTGGGGGGACATGCACTTCCGCATCACCGGCAAAAAGGGGGACAGCCTGGTCACGGAGGGCGGCTGGCAGAACAACCGTCCCTCGCCTCCGCATGACAGGTACAAATTTGTGGAAAACATCTTTGAGGAACTGGATGCTCCCGGGGAATGGTATCTGGACAGGCGGGAAAACGTGCTCTACCTGTATCCGGAACCGGGCACGGATTTATCCCGGGCCGTGGTGGAAGCCGCCGGGCTTCCGGAGCTGGTCCGCCTTCAGGGGAAGGAAGGCGCACCCGTGAAAAACGTCACTCTCCGCGACCTGGTGCTGACCGGAACGCGGCGCACCTTCATGGAAAACCGGGAACCCCTGCTGAGAAGTGACTGGACCATCTTCCGCAGCGGGGCCGTTCTGCTGCGGAATACGGAAAACTGCCGTATCCTGGGCTGTGAGTTCGTCCATCTGGGAGGGAATGCCGTCTTTGTGGATGGGAAAAATGACCGTGCCCAGGTTCGCTCCTGCCACATCCATGAAGTGGGGGGAAACGGCGTGGCCCTGGTGGGGGACCGTTCCGCCTACCGGGGACCCAGGGACTACGGGGAAGCCCGGGGAATGGCCCTGGAGAAGCTGGACAGGACGCCGGGGCCCAAAAACGGGAAATTCCCGTCCACCTGCCTGGTGGACGACTGCCTGATCTGGCGCACGGGACTGGTTGAAAAGCAGACGGCCGGGGTGCAAATCTCCCTGGCGCGGAATATTACCGTCCGCAGCTGTTCCATTTACGAGGTCCCGCGTGCGGGCATCAACATCGGGGAGGGGGCCTTTGGCGGCCATGTTGTGGAATATTGCGATGTCTTTGATACGGTGAGGGAAACCAGCGACCATGGCTCCTTCAACTCCTGGGGCCGGGACCGGTACTGGGCGGGGGACCAGATGGCGCTGAGCCAGGACCGGAATGTGGTGCTGCTGGATTGCCTTCAGCCCAATGTGCTCCGGACCAACCGCTGGCGGTGTGACCACGGGTGGGATGTGGATTTGGACGATGGGTCCTCCAACTATGTGATCTGCAATAATGTGATGCTCTCCTCCGGACTCAAGCTCCGTGAGGGATTCTTCCGGAAGGTGTACAACAACATTTTTGTGAACAACACGCTGCATCCGCACGTGTGGTTCCGGGAAAGCGGGGATGAATTTTACAGCAACATTGTTTTTGAAGACCGCTACCGCCAGGCGGGCAAGATGGACTTTTCCCCGTGGGGAAAGAATATGGACAGGAATTTCGTCCATGCGGAAGGGATGAAAAATACGGAAAAGGCCTCCGGACTGGCGGGACAGTCCGGGAACGACCGGCGTTCCATAAAAGGGGATGCCCTCTTTGTAAATCCCGGCAAAGGTGACTTTTCCGTCCGCTCCTCCTCCCCGGCGCTCAAGCTGGGCTTCCGCAACTTCCCGATGAACCGTTTCGGCGTGCGTTCCCCGCATTTGAAAGCCCTGGCCAGAACGCCGGACATTCCGGGAACCGCCGGGAACAGCGGAAAAAAGGGGGGCACGGCTCCCGCGGCGGTCCAGGTGCGCAGGCTGGGCGCTGAAGTGAGGGTGGCGGAAGGCGAGGGAGACTTGTCCGTTTTCGGGCTGATGCCGGAAGACCTGGGCAGTGCGCTGGTTGTAGTGAAGGTGCAGAAGGATGGCCCGTGTTCCTCCGCCGGCATTCAGCCCAACGACGTGCTTCTGACGGTGGACGGTCGCAAGGTGCGCGGGGTGAAGAGCCTGGAACAGCTTCTGCCGCCCTCCGGCGAATTGAAAGTGACCATCAGGAGGAACCAGGAAAACAAAAACGTTGCCATGCAGCTTTGA
- a CDS encoding PDZ domain-containing protein, whose translation MKTCIFLTLGLLIGSGSGYSIDRPAGSTDPLQPPPLTPYTPQTRPLPSSRPARLGIVPGTVPQAVVAQLELSGFPGVLVTRIMPDSPAAKAGLKENDVIVKLGDISLSGPQSVTEALTDKVPGDKVTAVFYRKGKRETADITLDGGTLSAEEILAAQGDPRTQPRVVPSVRRQMAPPAGMAGRSALPQRILDMQQMMDDFLKDSAIDDSRMDDIISRMDLTPGAAQMLRSLQGLHQMPMPPMGKVSGGGHSSSSVQMSDAKGTIVVSSSSQTGTTVHVTDASGKVLYSGPYNTQEEKEAVPEAVRERLKNIETNFCF comes from the coding sequence ATGAAAACCTGTATCTTTCTGACCTTGGGACTGCTGATAGGTTCGGGCTCCGGATATTCCATTGACCGGCCCGCTGGAAGTACGGACCCCCTCCAGCCTCCGCCCCTGACGCCGTATACCCCGCAGACCAGGCCTCTCCCCTCCTCCAGGCCCGCCAGGCTGGGCATTGTGCCCGGTACGGTGCCGCAGGCGGTGGTGGCGCAATTGGAGTTGAGCGGATTCCCCGGAGTGCTGGTGACCAGAATCATGCCGGACAGTCCCGCCGCCAAGGCCGGACTGAAGGAAAATGACGTCATTGTCAAACTGGGTGACATCTCCCTGTCCGGTCCGCAGTCCGTGACGGAAGCCCTCACGGACAAAGTGCCGGGAGACAAGGTTACGGCGGTATTTTACCGCAAGGGCAAGCGGGAAACGGCGGACATCACGCTGGATGGAGGAACGCTTTCCGCTGAGGAAATACTAGCCGCCCAGGGAGACCCCCGCACGCAGCCGCGCGTGGTCCCCTCCGTACGGCGCCAAATGGCCCCGCCCGCGGGAATGGCCGGACGTTCTGCTCTTCCGCAGCGCATCCTGGACATGCAGCAGATGATGGATGATTTTTTAAAGGACTCCGCCATTGATGATTCCCGCATGGATGACATCATCAGCCGGATGGACCTGACGCCCGGGGCGGCCCAAATGCTCCGGAGCCTGCAGGGGCTTCACCAGATGCCCATGCCTCCCATGGGCAAGGTTTCCGGCGGAGGCCACAGCTCGTCTTCCGTCCAGATGTCGGACGCCAAAGGAACCATCGTGGTTTCTTCCAGTTCCCAGACGGGCACCACCGTCCATGTGACGGATGCCTCCGGTAAAGTCCTGTACTCCGGCCCCTACAATACGCAGGAGGAAAAGGAGGCCGTTCCGGAAGCCGTCAGGGAACGCCTGAAAAACATAGAAACCAACTTCTGCTTTTAA
- a CDS encoding RNA polymerase sigma factor has protein sequence MNTSAYIREEEVKEEDSHLLSWDEWLRRHVAQLLLFARQQSRSPEDAEDILQDALIRLARKEASGEFVGGQEAWLSYVFASIRRLAVDYGRKSDRRQKREDEACAAEQDGDICADPWFSSAAADEELKQFMEMQLKKLPSKFSEVIVLKIWGEQTFQQIAETLEISQNTVASRYRYGIDLLRKALRNKKEQI, from the coding sequence ATGAATACGTCCGCCTACATCAGGGAAGAGGAAGTAAAGGAAGAAGACAGCCATTTGCTGAGCTGGGATGAATGGCTGCGCAGGCACGTCGCTCAACTGTTGCTGTTTGCCCGCCAGCAGTCCCGTTCGCCGGAAGATGCGGAGGACATCCTTCAGGATGCCCTGATACGGCTGGCCAGGAAAGAAGCTTCCGGGGAATTTGTGGGTGGCCAGGAGGCGTGGCTTTCCTATGTCTTTGCCTCCATCCGGCGCCTGGCGGTGGACTATGGCCGCAAATCCGACAGGCGCCAGAAGAGGGAGGATGAGGCCTGCGCCGCCGAACAGGACGGGGATATTTGTGCGGACCCCTGGTTTTCCAGCGCCGCGGCGGACGAGGAACTCAAGCAATTCATGGAAATGCAGCTCAAGAAGCTCCCTTCCAAATTCTCAGAGGTCATTGTCCTGAAAATATGGGGGGAACAAACCTTTCAGCAAATTGCGGAAACGCTGGAAATCTCACAAAACACGGTGGCGAGCCGGTACCGCTATGGAATCGACCTGCTCCGTAAGGCGCTGAGAAATAAAAAAGAACAAATTTAA
- a CDS encoding thioredoxin family protein, with amino-acid sequence MKNSYVPVLGILSLASAMICSASPVWETDWNKALEKAGKSGQPVLADFTGSDWCPGCIYLRTNIFNTEAFAKYAEDNNLMLVELDFPRKEGKMPPEQLKFHEELMRRYGISVFPTVLLMEGNGAPYAKIVGPSRTAQEYLKKLEAAGEARLKLKEAVAAARALEGKEKLEKLVQALKQLPEDLQPYQKELIAEISALDPEDQYGFSGKAEKAVTMAAQRLMMEQFYKKHAGSFSPEKIRASREEALQMLEKRDLLPAIRLEITKYVSDGYALERNYPKALEYLKMARDADPESQAAKKLEPWIGNMQKVINKGK; translated from the coding sequence ATGAAGAATTCATATGTTCCTGTGCTTGGCATTCTTTCCCTGGCTTCTGCCATGATTTGTTCCGCTTCTCCCGTCTGGGAGACGGACTGGAACAAGGCTCTGGAGAAAGCCGGCAAAAGCGGGCAGCCGGTGCTGGCTGACTTTACCGGTTCCGACTGGTGCCCGGGGTGTATTTATCTGCGCACCAATATTTTTAATACGGAGGCCTTTGCCAAATACGCGGAAGACAACAACCTCATGCTGGTGGAGCTGGATTTTCCCAGGAAGGAGGGGAAAATGCCTCCGGAACAGCTCAAGTTCCATGAAGAGCTGATGCGCCGTTACGGAATCTCCGTGTTCCCCACCGTTCTCCTGATGGAAGGGAATGGCGCTCCCTATGCCAAAATAGTAGGGCCGTCCAGGACGGCACAGGAATACCTGAAAAAACTTGAGGCCGCGGGGGAGGCAAGGCTGAAACTGAAAGAAGCCGTGGCTGCTGCCCGCGCGCTGGAAGGAAAGGAAAAGCTGGAAAAACTGGTTCAGGCCCTCAAGCAGCTTCCGGAAGACTTACAGCCTTATCAAAAGGAATTGATCGCGGAAATCTCCGCCCTGGACCCGGAAGACCAGTACGGATTTTCCGGAAAGGCTGAAAAAGCCGTAACCATGGCGGCGCAGCGGCTCATGATGGAGCAATTTTACAAAAAGCACGCTGGCTCCTTTTCCCCGGAAAAAATCCGGGCAAGCCGGGAGGAAGCTTTGCAAATGCTGGAGAAACGGGACCTTCTGCCGGCCATCCGTCTGGAAATAACCAAATACGTCAGCGACGGGTATGCGCTGGAGCGCAATTATCCCAAGGCCCTGGAGTATCTGAAAATGGCCCGTGACGCCGATCCGGAATCTCAGGCGGCCAAAAAGCTGGAGCCGTGGATAGGCAATATGCAGAAAGTTATCAATAAGGGTAAGTAA